The following are encoded in a window of Spea bombifrons isolate aSpeBom1 chromosome 2, aSpeBom1.2.pri, whole genome shotgun sequence genomic DNA:
- the TLR7 gene encoding toll-like receptor 7, with protein sequence MQIKIWRSQLRFQRRNREEQEYAREEAKMWGKKTETQKPSAEKIFSQRASRTLFLFLFSFFLFSNLLAANWFPKSLPCDVIVEDKGATVVVDCSDRHLTDIPPGIPSNTTNLTLNINHIPNISPESFGNLKDLVEIDFRCNCVPLMLGPKDHICNERLSIKNGSFSALHNLRSLYLDGNRLLDFPSALPPKVVLLSLEANNIFSLSKQNLSELKNIENLYLGQNCYHRNPCNVSFYIEKDAFEDLKNLTVLSIKSNNLSYVPGGLSSSVKELYLYNNRIQSIGEHDLQNLYNLEILDLSGNCPRCYNSPFPCTPCEGGAPIMIHQNAFATLKNLRTLRLHSNSLRKVSSAWFKNFNNLQVLDLSQNFLATEIAQANFMNLPKLKELDLSFNFDLQEYPKSLQLSGSFSTLLSLETLRIRGYVFQELKQKDLAPLFKLKNLTLLDLGTNFIKVADFTLYKMLSSLQTLILSNNKISPSGGSNSDACSRVNTLPGQYDRAFQDVHYFMFDENARRCKSKRKEEFTFELFVNEDCQTYGKTLDLSQNNFFFVNPADFTDLDLVKCLNLSGNAISQTLNGTEFIPLRNLKYLDFSNNRIDLLYQTAFQELTELEVLDLSSNKHYFLAEGITHMLNFTSNLKKLKKLMMNWNEISSSTNNEMVSQSLHTLEFKGNSLYILWKEGDKRYLNFFKRLSKLSKLDISDNSLASIPPGVFEGMPPKLIELCLAKNKLKTFDWEKLHLLQKLEVLDLSDNYLTAVPSVLSKCTTSIKKLILSNNKIKKLTQQFLKNAFSLKYLDLSNNKIRFIGQSSFPEDVIDNLDLLLIGGNPFKCNCDAIWLVSWINRTTVTIPNLVTDVICAGPGSHRGKSLVLLDMYTCRQNNYDIILFSLFTSFIIGLMLISISSHLFYWDFWYIYHLLKAKVDGYKRLPKVCYDAFIVYDTKDVAVSDWVLKELVNVLEQKGDKMYNLCLEERDWLPGLAFVDNLSESVQLSRKTVFILTRKYIETGHFKTTFYIAHQRLIEERTDVIVLIFLETTLQRSRYLRLRKRLCRSSVLYWPSNPNCHNYFWHCLKMTLASDNQMASDRLLKERI encoded by the exons atgcaaattaaaatttgGCGCTCTCAGCTTCGTTTTCAGAGACGGaacagagaagaacaagaatatgcaagagaagaagcaaagaTGTGGGGCAAGAAGACAGAGACACAGAAAccgtcagcagagaag ATATTTTCCCAGAGGGCATCAAGAACTTTgttcctctttctcttctcttttttcttgttttcaaaCTTGCTGGCAGCCAACTGGTTTCCTAAAAGTCTGCCTTGTGATGTGATAGTAGAAGACAAAGGTGCTACAGTGGTTGTAGACTGCAGTGATCGCCACTTGACTGACATCCCACCTGGCATTCCATCCAATACCACCAATCTGACCTTAAACATAAACCACATTCCAAACATTTCACCAGAATCGTTTGGTAACCTGAAGGACCTGGTTGAGATAGATTTTCGATGCAACTGTGTACCTCTTATGCTGGGGCCAAAAGACCATATTTGCAATGAAAGGTTATCTATTAAGAATGGAAGTTTTTCTGCACTGCATAATTTAAGATCACTTTATTTAGATGGAAATAGGCTTTTAGATTTCCCCAGTGCTCTTCCACCAAAAGTAGTGCTGTTGAGTCTGGAGGCAAATAACATATTCTCTCTCTCCAAACAGAATCTTTCAGaacttaaaaatattgaaaatttataCCTTGGTCAGAACTGCTATCACCGAAACCCTTGCaatgtctctttttatattgaaaaagatGCTTTTGAAGACTTAAAGAATTTGACTGTTTTATCTATTAAATCAAATAATTTATCTTATGTTCCTGGGGGGCTTTCGAGCAGTGTGAAAGAATTGTACCTCTACAACAACAGAATACAGTCTATCGGAGAACATGACTTACAGAATCTGTACAATTTAGAGATTCTGGATTTAAGTGGAAATTGCCCTAGATGCTATAATTCTCCATTTCCGTGTACCCCATGTGAAGGTGGGGCACCTATCATGATACACCAAAATGCTTTTGCCACCTTGAAAAATCTACGGACCCTACGTCTTCACAGTAACTCACTGCGGAAAGTCTCAAGCGCATGGTTTAAAAACTTTAATAACCTCCAAGTGCTCGATCTGTCACAAAATTTCCTGGCAACGGAAATTGCACAAGCTAATTTTATGAACCTTCCAAAACTAAAAGAACTAGACTTATCCTTCAATTTTGATCTTCAAGAATATCCTAAAAGCTTACAGCTTTCAGGGTCATTTTCCACATTGCTCTCATTGGAAACATTGAGAATCCGTGGTTATGTATTCCAGGAACTGAAGCAAAAAGATCTGGCAcctttgtttaaattaaaaaacctCACACTTTTGGATCTAGGAACAAATTTCATCAAAGTAGCAGACTTTACCTTGTATAAAATGCTTTCTTCTCTTCAAACGCTTATTCTctccaataataaaatatctccaTCTGGTGGCTCCAATTCGGATGCATGTTCAAGGGTCAATACACTTCCAGGACAATATGACAGAGCTTTCCAAGATGTTCACTATTTCATGTTTGATGAAAATGCCCGTCGCTGTAAATCCAAAAGAAAAGAGGAATTCACTTTTGAGCTATTTGTGAATGAGGACTGTCAAACTTATGGAAAGACGTTAGATCTaagtcaaaataattttttctttgtcaATCCAGCAGACTTTACGGATCTGGATTTGGTTAAGTGCCTGAATCTGTCAGGAAATGCTATTAGTCAGACTTTAAATGGCACAGAATTTATTCCTCTACGAAACCTAAAATATCTGGATTTTTCCAACAACCGCATTGACCTTCTCTATCAAACTGCATTCCAAGAGCTTACGGAACTAGAAGTTCTGGATCTTAGTTCCAACAAACATTACTTTTTGGCAGAAGGGATAACTCATATGCTAAATTTTACATCCaatctaaaaaagttaaaaaagttgATGATGAACTGGAATGAAATATCCAGTTcaacaaataatgaaatggtCAGTCAGTCACTTCACACCCTGGAGTTTAAGGGAAACtccttatatattttatggaaagAGGGAGATAAAagatacttaaacttttttaagaGACTTTCTAAGCTTTCTAAGCTGGACATTTCCGACAATTCCTTAGCCTCTATTCCACCAGGTGTATTTGAAGGTATGCCTCCTAAACTCATAGAACTTTGCTTGGCAAAAAACAAGTTAAAAACATTTGACTGGGAAAAACTGCATCTTTTGCAAAAGCTTGAAGTTTTGGACCTAAGTGACAATTATTTGACTGCTGTGCCTTCTGTGTTATCCAAATGCACCACTTCCATCAAGAAACTTATTTTAAGtaacaacaaaattaaaaagttaaCTCAGCAGTTTCTCAAGAATGCTTTCTCTTTAAAATACTTGGACTTAAGTAACAACAAGATTCGGTTTATAGGTCAGTCCAGTTTTCCAGAGGATGTTATTGATAACTTAGATCTGTTATTAATAGGAGGCAACCCATTTAAGTGCAACTGTGATGCCATATGGCTTGTTTCTTGGATAAATCGCACAACTGTAACCATTCCCAATTTAGTAACTGATGTTATTTGCGCTGGCCCCGGGTCTCACAGAGGGAAGAGTCTGGTTCTCTTAGACATGTATACATGTCGACAAAAtaactatgacatcattttattttctttatttacatcATTCATTATTGGCCTTATGTTGATCTCCATTTCAAGTCATCTTTTCTACTGGGACTTCTGGTACATATATCATTTGTTGAAAGCCAAGGTTGATGGATATAAGAGGCTTCCTAAAGTTTGCTATGATGCATTTATTGTCTATGACACCAAGGATGTTGCTGTATCAGACTGGGTATTAAAAGAACTGGTGAATGTGCTTGaacaaaaaggggacaaaatgtATAACCTGTGTTTAGAAGAAAGAGATTGGTTGCCAGGCCTGGCTTTTGTGGACAATCTTTCAGAAAGTGTTCAGCTTAGCAGAAAAACTGTTTTCATTCTAACAAGGAAATATATTGAAACTGGACATTTCAAAACCACGTTCTATATAGCCCACCAGCGTCTTATTGAGGAAAGAACTGAtgtaattgttttaatatttcttgaAACAACTCTACAAAGGTCGCGGTATCTCAGATTGAGAAAGCGTCTGTGTCGAAGCTCAGTTCTGTATTGGCCATCCAATCCGAATTGTCATAATTACTTTTGGCATTGCTTGAAAATGACATTAGCATCAGATAATCAAATGGCATCTGATAGGCTCTTGAAAGAGAGAATATAA